The proteins below come from a single Stomoxys calcitrans chromosome 1, idStoCalc2.1, whole genome shotgun sequence genomic window:
- the LOC106087072 gene encoding guanine nucleotide-binding protein subunit beta-2: protein MPKVDPEIQKLYDEINGMIDKFKEDQKAKADCTLQEKCGDMADIPKIRLAPKKVLKGHINKVNSVHFAGDSRHCVTGSLDGKLIIWDTWTANKVQIIPLRSAWVMTVAFSPSGNFVACGGMDNQCTVYDVNNRDASGVAKLTRELLGYEGFLSSCRFLDDTHLITGSGDMKICHWDLEKGVKTMDFNGHAGDIAGLSLSPDMKTYITGSVDKTAKLWDVREEVHKQMFFGHEMDVNSVCYHPNGVSFASASEDQTARMYDIRADQQIALYEPPQKNTGFTSCALSTSGRYLLCSGIEGNIHSFDTMKVAHNGMMAGHENRITCISLSPNGMCLASTSWDQQVRLWL from the exons GAGGATCAAAAGGCCAAGGCCGATTGCACACTCCAGGAGAAATGTGGCGACATGGCGGATATACCCAAAATACGCTTAGCGCCCAAAAAAGTTTTAAAGGGTCACATCAACAAAGTGAACTCGGTACATTTTGCAGGAGATTCCCGACACTGTGTTACTGGCTCACTGGATGGCAAATTAATTATATGGGACACATGGAcagcaaataaagtacaa attatTCCCCTCAGATCAGCTTGGGTTATGACAGTGGCTTTCTCTCCTTCGGGTAATTTTGTTGCCTGCGGCGGTATGGATAACCAATGTACAGTCTATGATGTCAACAATCGCGATGCCTCGGGAGTGGCTAAATTGACCAGAGAATTATTGGGCTATGAAGGTTTTCTTAGCTCTTGCAGATTTCTAGATGACACCCATTTGATAACCGGTTCAGGCGACATGAAAAT ATGTCATTGGGATTTGGAAAAGGGCGTCAAGACCATGGATTTCAATGGCCATGCTGGTGATATTGCCGGTTTGTCGCTATCGCCTGACATGAAAACCTATATAACAGGCTCCGTAGATAAAACAGCAAAACTTTGGGATGTACGCGAGGAGGTACACAAACAGATGTTCTTTGGCCATGAAATGGATGTCAATTCAGTTTGT TATCATCCGAATGGTGTATCTTTTGCTTCAGCCTCTGAGGATCAAACAGCTCGCATGTACGACATACGGGCCGATCAACAAATCGCCTTGTATGAGCCACCTCAAAAGAATACCGGTTTTACTTCTTGTG CTCTTTCCACCAGTGGACGTTATCTGCTCTGCTCTGGCATTGAGGGCAATATTCATTCTTTTGATACCATGAAAGTAGCCCATAATG GTATGATGGCTGGCCATGAAAATCGAATAACTTGCATAAGTTTGTCACCCAATGGCATGTGCTTGGCCTCTACCAGCTGGGATCAACAAGTACGCCTATGGCTATAA